The proteins below come from a single Vanessa cardui chromosome 7, ilVanCard2.1, whole genome shotgun sequence genomic window:
- the LOC124531324 gene encoding uncharacterized protein LOC124531324, translating into MFIRFWAFGIVSFGAVAGGLAQGASPQTTTTCEEFERDVKFDSLAIVDSMWKIIYFWSNTTEVRPIIFSLVAKKRLNKFKAVVDAIAPELEVEWRRAILMMEPRPGVQVILLHATTPGAFRAIVKMEQRDKVRPNPEPLLKFADLRFKLVGRYLGMMCCEDLTAFVLVRVDELPTTEEECLAAANKLGLHGPGGRSYLYFNITRTEL; encoded by the exons ATGTTTATACGGTTCTGGGCATTCGGAATTGTTTCGTTCGGCGCGGTGGCGGGCGGTCTTGCTCAGGGCGCGAGTCCACAGACTACAACAACATGCGAAGAATTCGAACGTGACGTCAAATTCGACTCTTTGGCGATTGTCGACTCGATGtggaaaatcatttatttttggtCGAATACGACAGAAGTCAGGCCCATTATATTTTCGTTGGTCGCGAAAAAG agactaaataaattcaaagccGTAGTGGACGCCATAGCACCAGAGTTAGAAGTCGAATGGCGCCGAGCTATACTCATGATGGAGCCAAGGCCTGGTGTCCAAGTCATTCTCTTGCATGCCACCACGCCTGGTGCATTCCGAGCCATCGTTAAAATGGAACAGCGCGATAAAG taCGGCCAAATCCGGAGCCGCTTCTGAAATTTGCTGATCTACGATTCAAATTAGTTGGTCGGTATTTGGGTATGATGTGCTGTGAAGATTTGACAGCTTTTGTGTTGGTCAGAGTGGACGAGCTGCCCACCACTGAAGAAGAATGTCTCGCTGCTGCCAATAAGCTCGGCTTACACGGACCAGGTGGTAGATCgtacttgtattttaatataacccGAACTGAACTCTAA